The genomic stretch CGCCGCGCAGGAGCGCGTCGACGGCTTGTTTCAGGATTTCTTTGCTTTGGGCCGCAGTCATGCCCACATTTTGCCCTAAGACACGGCTGCTAAAATGGCGTGATGTCTGATTCTCAGCACGCCCCGTTCCGCATTTCTGTTGCGCCGATGATGGACTGGACCGACCGTCATTGCCGCTATTTCCATCGCCTGCTCAGCAAACGCACCCGCCTTTACACCGAAATGGTGACCACGGGCGCGCTGATCCATGGCGATCAGCCGCGCCATCTCGATTTCAACACCGAGGAGCATCCGGTTGCGCTGCAACTGGGCGGCAGCGAACCCGCGGACCTCGCCATTTGCGCGAAACTGGGCGAGCGCTGGGGCTATGACGAGATAAACCTGAATTGCGGCTGCCCGTCGGAACGCGTGCAGCGCGGCAGTTTCGGCGCCTGCCTGATGGCCGAACCGAAGCTGGTAGCCGATTGCGTGAAAGCAATGGTGGATGCGGTCTCGCTGCCGGTGACGGTCAAGCACCGTATCGGTATCGACAAACTCGACGACTATGGGTTCGTACGCGATTTTGTCGGCGCCGTCAGTGAAGCGGGTTGCAATGTATTCATCGTGCATGCCCGCAATGCCATTCTCAAAGGGCTGAGTCCCAAGCAAAATCGGGAAGTGCCACCACTCAGGTATGAACACGTTTATCGACTGAAACAGGAGTTTCCGCATCTGACGATGGTGATCAACGGCGGCATCAAAACGTCGGCAGAAATTCACGGGCACCTCGAACATGTCGATGGCGTGATGATCGGGCGAGAGGCGTATCACAATCCCTATTGGCTCGCGGGATTCGATCATGAATTCTTTGGCGCGCCGGAAGGCTCTGTCACGCGCGAGGCGGTTGAAGCGGCAACGGCAATCTACGTTGCCAAACAATCACTCAAAGGCGTGCCCCCACATTCAATCCTGCGCCACACGCTGGGACTGTATCGCGGCCTGCCTGGCGCACGTGCGTGGCGGCGATCCATGTCGCAGCAACCTGCGTGGAGCACACTCCCCTTACCAGGTTAGCTGACCCTGCACCGGTTGTCCGGGCACGGCAAATTTTGATGTGTCCAGACGCTCGATCTGCCGTCTACCCGCACTATTCAAATCGAATCGCTGACACGCCTTGGCAAAGCGCTGCTCGAGCAATCGCGCGAAGATGCCCTCGCCGACCATCCGCGAGCCAAAATTCGGATCGTTGTCGGCGCCGCCGCGCATTTCCTGCACCCGCGACATGACATGCGCGGCCTTGAGCGGGAAATGACTCTCGAGCCAGTTGCGAAACAACTCCTTCAATTCCCAGGGCAAGCGCAACAGGATGTAGCCGGCGGAAGTAGCCCCCATGTTGCGGCCCTGCTCCAGCAGCTTTTCCATTTCGTGATCGGTGAGAAAGGGAATCACTGGCGCGACATTGATACCGACCGGAATACCTGCTTCCGCGAGCCGCTTGATGGTCTGCATTCGTCGCGCGGGCGCGGCCGATCGCGGCTCAAGGTAGCGCGAGATATGATGATCAATGGTGGTAATGGAAATCGTCACGTGGACGAGATTGTGCTCGCTCAGGCTTTGCAGAATGTCGATATCGCGTTCGATCAATGCAGACTTGGTGATCAGGCTGACTGCCTGATTGAATTCAGCAGCCACTTCCAGCACCTTGCGCGTCAATTGGTATTTCTTTTCACATGGCTGGTACGCATCGGTATTGACACCAATGCTGATGACATCCGTTTGGAAGCTCGCTTTCGACAATTCCGATCGCAGCAATTCCGGCGCGTTTACTTTCGCAAATAGCCGCGTCTCAAAATCCAGCCCCGGCGAGAGTCCCAGATAGGCGTGTGATGGTCGCGCAAAGCAGTAGATACAACCGTGTTCGCAGCCGCGATAGGGATTCAGCGAATAGCGAAACGGGATATCGGGTGAATCATTGCGCGTAATGATGCTCTTGGCAGTTTCCTTCGTGACCACGCTTTTCAGCTGGTTTTCGTCGGCGACATCGGCAAGCCAGCCGTCATCAAATGCGTCGCGCTGCCATTGCTCAAAGCGGCCTTCCAGATTCAGCGCCGCGCCGCGGCCCTTGTGAATCTGGTCGCGTTGGTATCCTGATGCATGATTGGTCGTGGGTAATGTCATCGTCGCTCCCGTTTGAGAAAAGGCGAATACTGTATTAATATACAGTATTCGCCTTTCTAGGGGAAATTCTTTCGGTGACTGGGCAGAGGACGCTATTCCGGCAGCGCTTTTTTGCTGGCACCCAGCCGGTACCAATCGATCCGCCGCGTCAGCACCATGATTGCCGCCAGCGCCACGAATAACAGCAGTGATCCCAACATCAATGCGTTTTCTTCAGACAGCAGCAGGCCGTAGAGCACGACGTACAGCAGGGCAAGTTTTATGGCGAACGCCGCACCACGCCGCCAGCCGCCCAGCACATGCGAAAGATAATAGCCAATCAGCAATACACAGGAAACGCTGGCGGCCAAATACGCATGCAGAAAAATGATGTGCTCGGAGAGGCTGACCAGCAACAGGAAAAATACTGCCAGCGCGAGCCCCACCAATCCGTATTGCAGCGGATGAATTCGCAGGTCTTTCAAGATTTCGAACAGAAAGAATGCCGCAAATGTGAGGGCAATGAAAAGGACACCGTATTTCACGGCACGCTCCGCTTGCTGATAGATATTGACCGGCTCGATAAACGAGACATCGAACGCCTCAAGCGAATTCGGCTCCTTTAAGCCGTGCTGCAGTAGATCGCTGTTCCTGCTGGAGAGGTGGGATACTTCCCAGCGCGCGCTGAACCCCTGCTCGTCAATCTGTTTGGTCTGAGGCAGAAATCGTCCCCCGAAATTTGGATGAGGCCAGGCGGCGCGCAATTGGACGACATTGTTTTTCCCGATCGGCGCAAACGCCAGTGAGCGCATTCCCGCCAGATCCAGGCTGACAGTGACTTCATATTGGCGAACTTCACGCGCAGTCAGATCACCCACGTCGGCGTGCAATCCATTGCCGAGTGCGTCTACATTCGTGCCATTCTTGACCGTGATTTCCTGGCCGCTCCAGGCGACTTTGGGTGAGCCCCGCAGCCCTCTCACGTCGCTCAACCCAAGTGCGAGGAAGGCACTTCCAATCGTGAAGCGGGACGCGTTGTGTTCGAGCCCCAGATTGGCGGGCACCTCGAATCGCGCCCGCCAGACGCCTTTTGTTTGGTACACCAAGGTCTTGTACAGGCCTTTATATTTCGCTTCGACGTCGGCCGCGCCATCGTAGGTCAATTGCTCGGGAACCAACAGGATCTGATGCGAGTGCTCGATGATTCGTTTGGTTTCCTTGCCCTTTTCATCGGTGCCCATGACGAGTTCACGCTCAAGATACGGAATCACCAGCAGCGGACCCGCCAGGCGCTGAGGGCCGGCGAAACTGCTTGCGATCGTTTCATCTACCTGTCGCTGTAAATGCTGGCGCTCCGAAACGATACCGCCGATCATCCACAGCGGGACAAGCAAGAGCGCCATCAGGAAACCGATGGATGCCACGCGCAACAAAAGGCTTCTTTGCAATTTATTCTCCGGTGAATTTTATTGGCCCAGAGGACACCTGCGCTCCGCAGAGGAGTTTGCAATGAGCGCAGGCGTCCGGCTCCGAGGTTCTTGGGTGCGTTAGTGCACGGTCTTGCGTTTTGTCCGGCCTTGAATGTTTACAGCGCCCACGCAATTTGAAAGCGCGCGCCGGGATGAATTTCGCGGGTCGCCCACGAGAAGCCTTCGATGCGGGAGTTTGACATCTCAAGATCTACTTCAACCGGCAAACCGAAGACACGCGATGGTCTGTGGCTGATCCAATTAACCCACACCGCGCCACGGGTTGGATAGGCATTTCCCTTTTTAGCAAGGAAAGTCCCCTCGCCTTTGGCTGGAGCCGCGAGGCCGTGGTCGTTGTATTCTTCTGCTGTCTCAAGTGGCAGCACAAAGGCAGACATGCCGTCTCCACTATCCAATATCATTTCGTAGCTGTATGCGATGGTGAACAGATCTTCCGACCTCAGACCGAGAAAGGGACTGGTCATGACGGTACCGCGCACGGAGTGCGACGTCAGTATTTTTGTACGGGAAAAGTGCAAATACT from Betaproteobacteria bacterium encodes the following:
- a CDS encoding PA0069 family radical SAM protein; protein product: MTLPTTNHASGYQRDQIHKGRGAALNLEGRFEQWQRDAFDDGWLADVADENQLKSVVTKETAKSIITRNDSPDIPFRYSLNPYRGCEHGCIYCFARPSHAYLGLSPGLDFETRLFAKVNAPELLRSELSKASFQTDVISIGVNTDAYQPCEKKYQLTRKVLEVAAEFNQAVSLITKSALIERDIDILQSLSEHNLVHVTISITTIDHHISRYLEPRSAAPARRMQTIKRLAEAGIPVGINVAPVIPFLTDHEMEKLLEQGRNMGATSAGYILLRLPWELKELFRNWLESHFPLKAAHVMSRVQEMRGGADNDPNFGSRMVGEGIFARLLEQRFAKACQRFDLNSAGRRQIERLDTSKFAVPGQPVQGQLTW
- the creD gene encoding cell envelope integrity protein CreD, with protein sequence MQRSLLLRVASIGFLMALLLVPLWMIGGIVSERQHLQRQVDETIASSFAGPQRLAGPLLVIPYLERELVMGTDEKGKETKRIIEHSHQILLVPEQLTYDGAADVEAKYKGLYKTLVYQTKGVWRARFEVPANLGLEHNASRFTIGSAFLALGLSDVRGLRGSPKVAWSGQEITVKNGTNVDALGNGLHADVGDLTAREVRQYEVTVSLDLAGMRSLAFAPIGKNNVVQLRAAWPHPNFGGRFLPQTKQIDEQGFSARWEVSHLSSRNSDLLQHGLKEPNSLEAFDVSFIEPVNIYQQAERAVKYGVLFIALTFAAFFLFEILKDLRIHPLQYGLVGLALAVFFLLLVSLSEHIIFLHAYLAASVSCVLLIGYYLSHVLGGWRRGAAFAIKLALLYVVLYGLLLSEENALMLGSLLLFVALAAIMVLTRRIDWYRLGASKKALPE
- the dusA gene encoding tRNA dihydrouridine(20/20a) synthase DusA, which encodes MSDSQHAPFRISVAPMMDWTDRHCRYFHRLLSKRTRLYTEMVTTGALIHGDQPRHLDFNTEEHPVALQLGGSEPADLAICAKLGERWGYDEINLNCGCPSERVQRGSFGACLMAEPKLVADCVKAMVDAVSLPVTVKHRIGIDKLDDYGFVRDFVGAVSEAGCNVFIVHARNAILKGLSPKQNREVPPLRYEHVYRLKQEFPHLTMVINGGIKTSAEIHGHLEHVDGVMIGREAYHNPYWLAGFDHEFFGAPEGSVTREAVEAATAIYVAKQSLKGVPPHSILRHTLGLYRGLPGARAWRRSMSQQPAWSTLPLPG